A stretch of Henckelia pumila isolate YLH828 chromosome 4, ASM3356847v2, whole genome shotgun sequence DNA encodes these proteins:
- the LOC140867431 gene encoding sister chromatid cohesion protein PDS5 homolog C-like isoform X3, whose protein sequence is MAGSASPNGNMSDGDGEEIDMEEELKRVILECGNGLLKPCDSIEELLRKLDKMEHLLQHLRQAYKELVKTALEPAKIALISDDLLRHTEVEVRFTIASCITEIIRITAPDIPYREEQMKDYFLLVNTAFKELPSISGRSYSKVVSILQTISHCQICVMMLDYELHDLVHEMFRLFLNGIR, encoded by the exons ATGGCTGGTTCAGCTTCCCCAAATGGAAACATGAGCGATGGTGATGGTGAGGAGATAGATATGGAAGAGGAGTTGAAGAGAGTTATTTTAGAGTGTGGGAATGGACTTCTTAAACCCTGTGATTCTATTGAAGAGCTTCTAAGGAAACTTGAT AAAATGGAGCATCTTTTGCAACACTTGAGACAAGCTTACAAAGAGTTGGTTAAAACTGCACTTGAACCTGCCAAAATAGCACTGATTTCCGATGACCTTCTTCGACACACTGAAGTGGAAGTCAGGTTCACCATTGCATCTTGCATTACTGAGATCATAAGAATAACAGCACCTGACATCCCCTACAGAGAAGAGCAAATGAAG GATTATTTTCTGTTAGTTAATACTGCTTTCAAAGAATTGCCTTCCATTTCTGGACGTTCTTATTCAAAAGTGGTTTCAATCCTTCAAACTATATCCCATTGCCAGATATGCGTTATGATGTTGGATTATGAGTTGCATGACTTGGTTCATGAAATGTTTCGCCTGTTTTTGAATGGAATACG
- the LOC140864297 gene encoding large ribosomal subunit protein eL34-like, producing the protein MVQRLTYRKRHSYATKSNQHRVVKTPGGKLVYQSTKKSASGPKCPVTGKRIQGIPHLRPAEYKRSRLSRNRRTVNRPYGGVLSGGAVRERIIRAFLVEEQKIVKKVLKIQKAKEKIAAKS; encoded by the exons ATGGTGCAGCGCCTCACGTACCGCAAACGCCACAGTTATGCTACCAAATCCAATCAGCACCGTGTCGTTAAAACCCCAG GTGGTAAGCTGGTGTATCAGAGCACCAAGAAGAGTGCAAGTGGCCCCAAGTGTCCTGTTACTGGCAAGAGGATTCAAGGG ATTCCTCACCTGAGACCTGCGGAATATAAGAGGTCGAGACTATCCAGAAACCGGAGGACTGTGAATCGTCCTTATGGTGGTGTATTGTCTGGAGGTGCTGTAAGAGAGAG GATCATTCGGGCTTTCTTAGTAGAAGAGCAGAAGATTGTGAAGAAGGTGTTGAAGATCCAAAAGGCAAAAGAAAAAATTGCTGCAAAGAGCTAA
- the LOC140862171 gene encoding glyceraldehyde-3-phosphate dehydrogenase, cytosolic-like gives MAFRVPVVDISVVDLTARLEKTTEIPPRIQTHFAEWGLTCLLFHMEESEGKLKGILGYKEDDVVSTDFLGDCRSSIFDAKAEIALNDNFIKFLSWYDNEWGYSNRVIDLIRYMATSA, from the exons ATGGCTTTTCGTGTTCCAGTCGTCGATATCTCAGTTGTCGATCTCACTGCAAGGCTCGAGAAG ACCACAGAAATCCCTCCTCGAATTCAGACTCATTTTGCCGAATGGGGTCTGACTTGTTTGCTGTTTCATATGGAGGAATCTGAGGGTAAGTTGAAGGGTATCCTAGGATACAAAGAAGATGATGTGGTGTCTACCGACTTTCTTGGTGACTGCAG GTCAAGTATCTTTGACGCCAAGGCCGAAATTGCTCTAAACGACAACTTCATCAAGTTTCTCTCTTGGTACGACAATGAATGGGGTTACAG CAACCGCGTGATCGACCTGATTCGTTACATGGCGACGTCTGCTTGA
- the LOC140862543 gene encoding pentatricopeptide repeat-containing protein At1g74600, chloroplastic, whose product MNGIKSPSLSHKSSLKLARKLLCSTASPDNRLIEATTNYIKVDPVDLLANPTNFRRLTLTEAKTTHAVFLKTCVLYSNIYVANNLIDSYSECRRVNYALDLFEELSEPNVVTWNLMISGFNKNSCYDDSWWAFCQMHVFGVEFDEFTYSSIFAACGALESVVCGEQVYAHVIKNGFFFNDYVRTGAIDLFTRSCRVKDALRVLDDVDSENVVCWNAVLSGAVKNEDNRLALEIFRQICWHASITPNSFTFASVLTGSAALKELPFGKSIHGWTIKCGVGTDVFVGTAIVDLYAKCGAICDAIKQFNLMPMRNVISWTAIISGFVGNGDSASAVWVLDEMRKKGEDINSYTISSVLSACAYPDMFKEAKQIHCWILKIGFYSNAVVKASLISMYSKLGAIDLSEIAFADTDNLKMVGIWANMISALVRNQSYEKAILLFQRMVKEGVTTDKFSASSILSIIDDLSFGRQLHGYVHKTGLQFDLSVGGSILTMYSKCGNLEESLKAFEQLERRDIVSWTSMLAGFAEHGSADNAFRLFREMQFEEYIPDVMILKEILTACSDLRSMKLGKEIHGFSLRRRFQDQIILGGALVNMYSKCGDLNAARIVFDRIPFKDQVSWSSLISGFAQRGHIEEALQLFQDMLLSELSIDTFTFSSILWALANLNRPVIGTQVHVHAIKTGVESEASVGSALVLMYSKCGGIHDSITVFQQIKNPDLFSFTTMIASYAQHGKGLEALKVYELMKKSGIAPDEVAFVGILSACSRSGLVEEAYFHLNSMIKDYGLEPGNKHYTCMVDLLGRAGRLAEAERFIANMPMEPDSLVWETLLAACKIHGNHDLSRLAAQKILELQPSDAGAYISVANILADAGRWEHVLKIRGSMKETGIKKEPGWSSV is encoded by the coding sequence ATGAATGGCATCAAAAGTCCTTCACTAAGCCACAAAAGTTCGTTAAAGTTGGCCCGGAAACTCTTGTGCTCCACTGCCTCACCCGATAATCGTTTGATCGAAGCAACCACCAATTACATTAAGGTCGACCCAGTTGACTTGCTCGCCAATCCCACCAATTTCAGGCGTCTAACACTCACAGAAGCCAAAACAACACATGCCGTTTTCCTGAAAACATGCGTGCTGTACTCCAATATCTATGTAGCCAACAATTTGATCGATTCTTATTCAGAATGTCGTCGAGTGAATTATGCTCTGGATCTGTTTGAAGAATTAAGTGAACCAAATGTAGTAACGTGGAATTTAATGATTTCAGGGTTTAATAAGAATTCATGTTATGATGATTCTTGGTGGGCTTTTTGTCAAATGCATGTTTTCGGAGTAGAATTTGACGAGTTTACTTATAGCAGTATTTTTGCTGCATGCGGGGCGTTGGAGAGTGTCGTCTGTGGAGAGCAGGTTTATGCTCATGTTATTAAAAATGGTTTCTTTTTCAATGATTATGTGAGGACCGGGGCCATAGATTTGTTTACAAGGAGCTGCAGGGTCAAGGATGCTCTGAGAGTGCTTGATGATGTTGACAGTGAGAATGTGGTTTGTTGGAATGCTGTGTTATCAGGAGCTGTAAAGAATGAGGATAATAGGTTAGCATTGGAAATTTTCAGGCAAATATGTTGGCATGCTTCTATAACTCCGAATTCTTTTACGTTTGCTAGTGTTTTGACTGGCAGTGCTGCTCTCAAGGAGCTTCCATTTGGAAAGAGTATTCATGGATGGACAATCAAATGTGGCGTGGGCACAGATGTTTTTGTTGGGACGGCTATTGTGGATTTGTATGCAAAATGTGGAGCTATTTGTGATGCTATCAAGCAATTTAATCTTATGCCAATGCGGAATGTCATCTCTTGGACAGCAATAATCTCTGGTTTTGTTGGGAATGGTGATTCAGCTTCTGCTGTTTGGGTCCTCGATGAAATGCGTAAAAAGGGAGAGGATATAAATAGTTACACCATCTCAAGTGTCCTTTCTGCTTGTGCATATCCAGATATGTTTAAGGAAGCAAAACAGATCCATTGCTGGATTTTAAAAATTGGCTTCTACTCAAATGCAGTGGTGAAAGCATCTTTAATTTCCATGTACTCAAAACTTGGAGCCATTGATTTATCTGAAATAGCATTTGCAGATACCGACAATCTGAAGATGGTAGGTATTTGGGCTAACATGATTTCGGCTTTAGTTCGTAACCAAAGTTATGAGAAAGCGATCTTGTTGTTTCAAAGAATGGTCAAAGAGGGCGTCACAACTGATAAATTCAGTGCATCCAGTATCTTAAGCATAATAGATGATCTATCTTTCGGGAGACAGCTTCATGGATATGTTCACAAAACTGGTTTGCAGTTTGATTTGTCTGTTGGCGGTTCAATTCTAACAATGTATTCAAAATGCGGTAACTTAGAGGAGTCTCTTAAAGCTTTTGAGCAACTTGAGAGGAGAGACATTGTTTCTTGGACCTCTATGCTTGCTGGTTTTGCAGAACATGGGTCTGCAGATAACGCTTTTAGGCTGTTTAGAGAGATGCAATTTGAGGAATACATTCCCGATGTGATGATTTTAAAGGAGATTCTAACAGCATGTTCTGATCTTCGCTCCATGAAGCTTGGTAAAGAAATTCATGGATTCTCACTTCGACGTCGATTTCAAGATCAGATTATCCTTGGTGGGGCATTAGTGAATATGTACTCCAAATGTGGTGATCTGAATGCAGCAAGGATTGTTTTCGATAGGATACCCTTCAAAGATCAGGTTTCATGGTCCTCCTTAATTTCAGGATTCGCCCAAAGAGGGCACATTGAGGAAGCTCTCCAGCTTTTTCAAGACATGCTTCTATCTGAATTAAGCATCGATACCTTCACTTTTTCATCTATTCTATGGGCTCTCGCAAATTTGAACAGACCGGTCATCGGTACTCAGGTGCATGTGCATGCCATAAAAACCGGGGTAGAATCAGAAGCGTCCGTTGGAAGTGCACTTGTCTTGATGTATTCAAAATGTGGAGGCATTCACGACTCTATCACAGTGTTTCAACAGATAAAAAATCCTGATTTGTTCAGCTTTACAACAATGATTGCAAGCTATGCGCAGCATGGAAAAGGATTGGAGGCCTTAAAAGTCTATGAACTAATGAAAAAATCAGGAATCGCACCCGATGAAGTTGCTTTTGTTGGCATTCTGTCTGCCTGTAGTAGATCTGGTTTGGTTGAGGAAGCATATTTTCATCTAAATTCGATGATCAAAGACTATGGACTGGAGCCTGGTAATAAACATTACACTTGTATGGTAGATCTTCTTGGTCGTGCAGGAAGATTAGCAGAGGCAGAGAGGTTTATCGCAAATATGCCTATGGAACCCGATTCTTTGGTGTGGGAAACTCTGCTTGCTGCTTGCAAAATTCATGGTAATCATGATCTAAGTAGGCTAGCTGCTCAGAAGATATTGGAGTTGCAGCCATCTGATGCTGGAGCTTACATTTCTGTTGCAAATATCTTAGCTGATGCTGGACGCTGGGAACATGTTCTGAAAATTAGAGGTTCAATGAAAGAAACTGGAATAAAGAAGGAACCTGGGTGGAGTTCTGTATGA
- the LOC140862544 gene encoding heat shock cognate 70 kDa protein-like, translating to MAGKNEGPAIGIDLGTTYSCVAVWQRDRVEIIPNDQGNRITPSYVAFNETECLIGDAAKNVVARNPTNTVFDAKRLIGRRFSDSVVRNDALLWPFKVTCGANDKPMILVTYKGAEKQFTAEEISSMILTKMKEIAEAFLGCGVKNAVITVPAYFNDSQRRVTKDAGIISGLNVLHILVEPTAAAIAYGLNKKSSSSMVKNVLIFDLGGGTLDVSVLTMGKSTFEVKSTAGDTHLGGEDFDNRMVNYFVQDFNRRHKKDIRDNPRALRRLRTACERAKRNLSFMAHTTIGVECLYGGIDFESTITRAKFEELNMDLFDECIGHVEKCLKDAKMGKKSIHDVVLVGGSTRIPKVQQLLQDFFNGKVLCKSIHPDEAVAYGAAVQAAILTGQGNHEIQDLVLCNVTPLSLGVCVGEDEMFVIIPRNTTIPTKKIEWFTTSHDDLTRETVKVYEGERSRASDNILLGAFVLSGFPPAPRGVVQIKVCFDIDTDGILTVSAKEKTTGVTNNITISNVKDITSKDEIERMLKEAARLKLEDEEQKKKFEAMKSLKNYVYDTRATFWNSTLPVADAKKIERELKSAIKWLDEHEFAEAYVLEKKRKELESIWDTFFKKV from the exons ATGGCTGGAAAAAACGAAGGGCCGGCGATCGGAATCGACTTGGGCACGACTTATTCTTGCGTGGCCGTGTGGCAAAGGGATCGTGTTGAGATCATACCGAACGATCAAGGCAACCGGATCACGCCTTCTTACGTAGCTTTCAATGAAACCGAATGTCTCATCGGTGATGCTGCCAAGAACGTCGTCGCCAGGAACCCGACTAACACTGTTTTCG ATGCCAAAAGATTGATCGGTAGGAGATTCAGCGACTCAGTAGTGCGGAATGATGCGTTGCTTTGGCCATTCAAGGTTACCTGTGGCGCGAATGATAAGCCAATGATTCTGGTTACCTATAAAGGTGCAGAGAAGCAATTTACTGCTGAAGAAATTTCGTCGATGATATTGACAAAGATGAAGGAGATTGCAGAAGCTTTTCTTGGATGTGGAGTGAAAAATGCTGTTATTACAGTACCGGCCTACTTCAATGATTCCCAACGACGGGTGACCAAGGATGCCGGAATCATTTCGGGGCTCAATGTCTTGCATATCCTTGTCGAACCGACTGCTGCGGCTATTGCTTATGGTCTTAACAAAAAGTCTAGCAGCTCAATGGTAAAGAATGTGCTTATTTTCGACCTTGGCGGTGGCACTCTTGATGTTTCTGTTCTTACAATGGGGAAGAGTACCTTTGAGGTTAAGTCGACTGCAGGTGACACTCACCTTGGAGGAGAGGATTTCGACAATAGGATGGTTAACTATTTTGTTCAAGACTTCAACAGACGGCACAAGAAGGACATAAGAGACAATCCGCGAGCGTTGAGAAGGTTGAGGACAGCTTGTGAAAGGGCAAAAAGAAACTTGTCCTTCATGGCGCATACAACTATTGGAGTCGAGTGTTTGTATGGCGGGATTGATTTTGAATCTACCATAACACGCGCCAAATTCGAGGAGCTCAACATGGACTTGTTTGATGAATGCATTGGCCATGTGGAGAAGTGTTTGAAGGATGCAAAGATGGGCAAGAAAAGCATCCACGACGTGGTCCTTGTTGGTGGATCGACTAGAATTCCAAAGGTGCAACAATTGCTTCAAGATTTCTTCAACGGCAAGGTGTTGTGCAAAAGCATACACCCTGATGAGGCTGTAGCCTATGGTGCAGCGGTTCAGGCGGCGATTTTGACTGGTCAAGGCAATCACGAGATCCAAGACCTGGTGTTGTGCAATGTCACCCCTCTCTCTCTTGGTGTTTGTGTTGGAGAGGATGAAATGTTTGTAATAATCCCCAGGAATACCACTATTCCTACTAAAAAGATAGAATGGTTCACCACTTCGCATGACGACTTGACTAGGGAAACAGTCAAAGTGTACGAAGGTGAAAGATCTAGAGCAAGCGACAACATCCTGCTGGGTGCATTTGTTCTATCTGGCTTTCCTCCTGCTCCAAGGGGCGTCGTTCAAATAAAGGTGTGCTTTGATATTGATACTGATGGTATTTTAACCGTGTCTGCTAAAGAAAAAACAACCGGTGTCACGAACAACATTACAATCAGCAATGTTAAAGACATAACGTCCAAAGATGAGATTGAGAGAATGTTGAAGGAAGCCGCGAGGTTGAAGTTAGAAGATGAGGAGCAGAAAAAGAAATTCGAGGCAATGAAATCTCTGAAAAATTATGTTTATGACACAAGAGCTACGTTTTGGAACAGCACATTACCAGTTGCCGACGCTAAAAAAATAGAACGCGAGCTCAAATCTGCTATCAAGTGGTTGGATGAACACGAATTCGCAGAAGCGTATGTGttggagaagaaaagaaaagagctgGAGAGCATCTGGgatacttttttcaaaaaagtcTAG